In Cryptomeria japonica chromosome 1, Sugi_1.0, whole genome shotgun sequence, the sequence TGCCTACACAGCAAGCGTGGCTCTAATACTCCATGTTTTGATGAGTTGGGTATTTACTGTGAAGCTTGGTTGGGGTCTTGCAGGTGCAGTTGCATCAATGAATTTTGCATGGTGTTGGCCCTCAGTTACCCTGTTTTTCTATATTATCTGTGGTGGCTGTCCCCTTACCTGGAAAGGATTTTCTTTGGATGCGTTCTCACAACTTTGGTCCTACCTTAAATTGTCAGTGAGTTCGGGAATCATGTTAAGGTAACTGGACTCTTTTAACACTAAAAATTCCCACATTTCTGATTAGTGGGTTCTGAGCCTTTTACTTCCCAATGCTACCCAATTTTCACTAGTGCCTTGTCTTGCTTGAACAGTGTTGAGATATGGTATATGAGATTGATATTACTACTCACATTCAAGCTTCAAAACCTTGAAGTAGCAGATGACTCACTTTCTATTTGGTATGAAATTAGCAAATGGTTTCAATGGTTTAGGACGATGGAGCATACCTCTATCCAGAAAAACATCACTATTTCAAGCACTGCtaagaaaataatattatttcttttttcagtATGACTATTAATGGATGGGAGTTTATGATACCCATAGCCTTTCTTGTTGGAACCAGGTGGGTGCAGACAATCAAAGATCTATCATTCTTAGTGGGCACCTCATTTGTTGCTCTTTCTGAAAAATATAAAATTAGTTTGTTTATGAATATATAATGCAGTGTGAGGGTGTCAAATGAGCTTGGAGCTGGAAACGGCAAAGCAGCCAAATTTTCTGCAGTTGTCTCAGCAACAACTTCTCTTGTGATTGGAATTGTAATTTTCGTCCTCCTCATTATCTTCCGCAATAGTTTTGCTTCTTTATTCACACAAAGTGCCACCATCCAGCAAGCAGTTTCAAAACTGGCACTCTTATTAGCATTCACCATTCTTCTCAACAGTGTGCAGCCAGTTCTCTCAGGTACACAATCCTCTGTATTTTCTTGCCTCTAAGtcactttttgttttgttttgtttaacTCATGAGCCAGTAAATCCTCTGTGTTTTTAGGTGTGGCGATTGGAACAGGAAAACAATATATCATTGCTTATGTGAATGTAATATCGTATTTCGTAATTGGAGTGCCACTGGGAGCTATTCTTGGTTATTTGTTTCATTTGGATGTAATGGTGAGTTAGTTTGGAGATTATGATTCGAAATGAAGACTAATTTCTGAATTGTAGAGCGTCCATAACATTatctttaaattttttgaatttgatcACCCAAATATTTTTCCATCAACAGTAGTTACAGTACTTGGATTGTAGACCGTCGATAACATTATccttaaatttttgaatttgatgACGTAAATATGTTTCCATTAACATTTTGAAAACGTTGATAAAAAAATATTCACCATGAGATAAAATCCACAAACTGCAAATTAACAGTATGAAATGTGAAATCCGTTGTCTGTTGCATTTAGCTTAGGCTATTTATGAATTGTGTCAGGGTATCTGGACGGGAATGCTGTGTGGGACTGCAGTTCAGACGGCTGCAATTATGTTTATTGTATTCCGAAGTGATTGGAAACGAGAGGTAATGTAATCTTTTCAGTCGCATAATAATTTGTGAGAGGAATAGCATTTATTTTTGTTGCTCAGTTAACTAAGGTTTCGTGTGGTGTGAACAGGCAATAATTGCCACCAGCCGTGTCAAAACGTGGTCGTCTTCACACCGTCGAAGGGAGGAACAGCCATAGAAAACTGGAACAGCAGTGCCCAcatgaagataatttttttttttctcagtTGAAGAAGGAATAAGGACTTAGTTTTAATCATGGTAATGCAGTACTTTGTTCGAGTTTGTACACAAGAATCTAAAAAATGACATTTAATTGATTGAATTTACATTTTTTTGAACTAATTCTATATATTTGTTAAAATGAACTTATTTCATCACtacaaataataataatcatataaGTGATCTCTACACTTTTTGATACCTAGGATCTATTTGCCTTCATCACCAAAATACATGTCTAAAAAATAGTGTGTTGATGCATATCTTTGGGAGCTTGCTATGCAAGAATATTCTTTTCATGTCAAGCCCTCAATAGTTCGGATAAAAAATCTAAGTCAAAAAGCTATACAATATTCTCTAATATGTCATAAAATATAATTCATGACGTAAGTTGATGATACTAAAAAGAATGTAAAGTACATGGAAATGATACCTAAATTTCTGCATCAATTTCTTCATGGTTATATCTTTGGTTCTATGTAATGGCAGTATTAACATTAGCATCAATGTCTAAATAAACACCCAATTTAAAATAAGGGAGTGAATAATCATTAGAAAAATATAGTTTTTGCTTTGACTAAGATGGACTTGTATATGTCCTCTCCCAATTTGCTCCTTCCAAATTTAGTGTAATGGATTGAATTCCTTTTTACGCTTTCTGTATAGAAATCTAATGTTCACAATCAAttgcatgggggcttcacttagtgaatctaggttatatcacgtgcgttcatgacatactaaagaatcccctattttcaaaaaatattgccctaaactcctttctcATCACACCCTCCTTTCTCATCAcaccctcccaatacacaacccaaattaaaaatccccctattttcaccagatattgtatGTATCAAATTTTTCTTTAACATTTTTTATACCCCTTTATATTTCTATCTTATGTTTTGATAAAGAGTTGATTGGGTTTCAAGAAAAGCTCTAGATTTGGCGGAAGGTACTAATATTAATTGATGGGTTCTAAATTAATTGGAGCTGCTATTTAACTTGGCTTGGTTTAAAGTTGGAGCCCTAGACACATGTTAACCATTGAATATCGAAGGAAATATTGTTATATCATTTCGATTGAAATTAACAAGTCATAGTGTTGGTGTTTCCATCTTGCTAGGAATATTTAAAATTTGGCAAGATTTGGCTAAGTGTTTGTTCTGATTTCCTCCTTTTTGCCTGTGCTAGGgttgaataatttttttataacCTAAGTGAAAAAATTACACCCCATTCTTGGTCTATTTCCCCTTTAGTTATAATCATGCACTGGCTTGTTGAATCGGTTAATCAAACTTTTAGTTATGACTTCGAGCCTATCACATCATTTATTCACTAGCCCCTTCGTGTTAGGATTTACGAAATTCACTAGTCATAATAGCCCTGGAAGGGCCTTTTGTTTGAAGTTATTctaatttttcctaagtcctaGCTGAAATGACTCCATGACTCTTTATTAAGTCACGACAAATACTAATGTGCACAATTGTTCAATTAAGTTTCCTTGCATTATTTGACTCTAGTTAGATTATGGGTTGTGGGCTGGTGGGGTCATACCCCACTACCTCGCAAGGTGTATAATGTTAGAAGAAGGAAAGTTGTGGGCTCGTGGGATAAGGTGAAAAATTAAGGCAGTGTTTCCCTACCACCCTATTCCTAAGAGATAGTCGTTAAAAATAAGTTGCAGGCTAGCAAGATCGAAGAGACAAAACATCTAGTGGTCAAGGGCTAGTAATCCCTACCACCCCACGTGGGGAAGCATCATAGGTTTATACATCACAAGAAGGCAGGTTTTTATTGAGGTCATACCCTACTACCCTGCATAGGTTGACCACAGATAAAACAGACCTCGACATAGAGGGAAGCAAAGTAAATGGTAAAAGGCTCTTGCAACCCTGCGAGTCTTAACTTTAGCTAGAGGATGGACTACCTGGGCTAGTGAGGATAAAATAGGTAAAGGAAAATTTCCCCCACTGTCCTGTTGGAAGGAAATACACGGCACAGTTTTCATGCGGGCCCACGAGACACGATGTAAATGAAGAGCAACTGTTCGATTGAGGATCAACAATGGAGTTTTAAAATCAATGTATCTACCACCTTTAAATACTCAAAGGAACTGAATTAATGGCGACTAAAGGATGCATGAAGACATACCATAAATTTTAGTTTTTGAAGAGCATTTTCCCATTTTGCTTTCAACAATTTTAGTGCAAGGAGTCGCTAAGAAAGGAAGATCGTTCTGCACCAGCAAAGTAGGGTTTCAAAGCACCCAAAAACTATTAAGTTAATTCTACTTCCTGCTTTGTTTTTAGCTAAATTCTTTAGTATTTGGGAATTAAGTAGAGTTGAAGTTGTTAAAAACCTAGCGTAGTTCATTAGAATGGCTCCAAAAAAGTAGCCCACTGTTGAGAAGACACTTGCTGAAGGTGAAAGCTTAAATCCAAGAAGGAATAAGTCTATTTTTTTTAACAACTTATAGTTTCACCTTCACTTGTTATAGAAAACCCTCCCCAGTCTACTAAAAATCAAGCTCAATCCGCCCAAACCCTAGAAAATGAGAAGAACACTAGGAGAGATGTTAGGGGGTTGCACTAGGACATGTGTGACATTTTACCAAGGTATAGcatggaagaaagaaaaagaaagatttttacTAACTGATGCTTGGGATGTAATTATAGAAAACAAAGGATGGGATATTTTCTGGTATTTCTATGGGAGCAAGGATAAGGATGTGCCAATGTCAAATCCCTGGACATTGGATGTGGGAAAATTGGTGGTCGTTGATGTATTCATTAACCGGACTTGGTTAGATTCCTGGCTAGGAGGCATCATGCAAAAACATATATAATAAGGACAATAGAAGGACTGGTCATGGTAGACTTGAGCATAGAAGCCATTATTGCTTGTTTTGGTTCAAATGGATAGAGAAGCTTTAAAATAAATTGACCTAGACAAGTTGGAAGAAGAGTACAAAGAGAGAAGAAGGATCATGAGAAGTGATGACTGATGAGGTGCCAAGATATAGGAAGAAAATGTTCAAAGTAGGAAGGTATGGTGTTTCATCTTTGGATAAAGAACCATTTGAGTTGGTGACCTTCAAGCACTATTTTGTGAAAACATACCATACTTTGTGCCAAATATTAGGAAAAGATGCACACAAAGAAATAATTCCTATCAACTtaatgatgatgacaatgaagatATATCACCCACGTGTTAGTGAAGAAGATGACTTTGCTACATACATTCACAACCAGTTACATGAGGGGTCCCAAGAATACATGGTAATTTTACAGGTGTGAATTTTAGGCATTGTTCTTtattgttgtgtgtgtgaaaagtggacctgtatatgtatctgaatacacaacacttcaattaagtcattggatgcatggttagtaaatcaataatcaatgaataataaaaccattacaaagaaacctattgccttctagtagacgTGAGCTTAGTTTTGCCCtcagatttctttatgcaacaccagtgactagatgacacctaaatgaaggatttaatctatatatgtgcaagattaagctagatgagtgAATATAAGACTAACATGATTAAgttatgaatgaatattaagctagataatTTAACAAATATACAATATTATCAATGCACAAAAATCTCAATAGACCTAGAGCAAAAAcatcacaataacaataaatctccatgtttgttttgaatgagagatgagagcttgaatttatagaaaatccgaAGAGAGACCAATGGTAAAGATCGATCAATGATGAATGACAAAGATTCTCCAATAGGAAGCACAattcaggtgaattgatgtgattggctgcttttctcaggttggcttgatgatgattattgtatttgatgacttcatgtgttttcattgatggaacacatatgttctaattgtcatagtcatcttagtataccagttaaggtaaaccggtactattgagtcattgtattgttaaTCGGTATCATATGTATGAATATGTCTAACCGGTATAAGTAGATAACCAGTATATGTAGTTAAGTCAATCGGTTTTGATCAGTTCCCTATTACCAGTTTTGAGATGCAGCAGATAAAGTCAAGGAGGCACGTGGAGACAATCACCCAGTATGAATTCAAGTGAATCAGTCTGTGAGTTTGAAGTGGTCAACACTTAACTGGTATCGGTGTTCTAATTGGTTtcccagtttgtgtgatgagttatcactgattgtgatgtgttaccatcaACCAAAACTATGgcggtgatttgtgtcatgttaaggaatattgtctagattcattgaacctaggaaattgtgtcaagggtcaagagccaacatgaaatctattATCTataaaagacattgtgatgagatatttgataacagaagatgcaagttatgatatgagttggagcggatgcgatttgttgaaggaattgcagagtatgtcggtgatgcagtaatGTATGCGCATAAAAGGATCTAAACCAACAAAAGGTGCTATTCTTAGATGATtcccactgttgttctctaacaactacaatagaaaaatcccttaaccgggaaagctctaacaagattcattgtataaatcctctaacaagatgattcattaacttggatctaaatcctccactgaggttacctctaactaggtatagctcctaacagggcttgagatctctaacaggatctgctcctaacaaagcatttgtagaccttaaccggtcagttttctcTTTCCGCAGATAGTTAacatgtgagttccatctcaccgtggtttttcccagttgggttttccacgtataaatatttgtgttatggtgaatgcttttataacactttggattatatgcaaagtcattggtaaactggttaaatgtttttaccggtctgcaattaaagtgttattgtttttgctttcactgattcacccccccctctcagtactttataagtttatcaattggtattagagcttaaattccttaaggcttaaccgcttggaaAGAAATCCTAAatccattatgggggatatgagttatagagagatggctagagaacttgttgaaactagggatgagctagaaacccCGAGAGACAAATTCAAGGCTTCacaagcaaaaaggaaagaactgacTAAGCAATTATTAGAGATCTTTGACAACAACTCTTCAAATGAGgcgaacattgatgcactggttgaagaagtggataaattgaatggtgagaaacttaatctaaggagagaacttgaagcccttacaattcgtatgagtcaagaacttgaagctaggagagcaGCTGAAGATCAAATCAAAGAGAAAGAccatgagatctttaagatcaagcaggagaatacAACTTTGTATGAACACTGGCAtggggagaaagaagagaaagaagaaatcaaagaagatcttgaattggcaatgtctcttagagagaccttgatgaaaaggaatgaagatcttacaaaggaacttattgaggccaatgagaagcttgataaattcaacaagagctcctctatgctagatgaacagatccaatctcaaaggatgaaaggtgatacatccgcgttaggatacaatacatctgagaagggtgaatcttctggtaccaagagtGACATGCATGACGGTAAAAATGctcctaaggctcagaagcctactggtaagaaagctttcaaacctgttttctttaactgtcataaactaggacatactactaatgtttgtagaagcaaatctaatgttaatattggttatagacctaatactaggtaTATGCCTAGAAGaattgaaggttattgttatacatgcaacatgtatgggcatagatcgattgaatgcagatatggagcaaacaaccttgcatctcacatgaatccaagacctattggtgattggagaaggaatttcattgaccggaggaacacaaattggcaaagaccctatgttaaccgatctagtccttatgagattgaaaagagagtcaatgtgaattgctcaatttgcaacaactttggacatgtggctatgaactgcagaagaagaacaggaaggggcaatgcaggaccttggagagcatctggaatggtctgctatcattgtcataaatcgagacacattgccaagttttgcagaacatAGAAGAACCAACCAATAAGTCATACTGTAGATCGgaagggaaagcagaaggttgatattgaagaaacttgAGCTGAGATGAATATGatctggaagaagaaaagtgatgacaaagTATTAGAGGATGCTaatacttcacctagtgtggagaatcccacACCGGAAAACTGAGCTTCTCAACAAGCTTAGGGGGATCATATTGGTAAATCTATTTTCGGACCCCTTGAAGAAAGAATAGTAAGTGAATTTTGGGTTTTGAGTTAGAATATGAGAATTTTGATATTGCTATCAATCGTTAAATTGGTTAATATACCCTCTGGTAAAAGCATATATGtcaagtggtaattagggtttttcaccctatcggtagtgcaataaatgcagtgGGTAAAGTTAATAAAAAGCAGTTTTGCTAAGTCATTTTTACCCTATTGCATTCAAAGAGCATTTTGTGAGCACTTGCAAAGCAAAACAAAGCATTCCTAGCAGTCTGTGAATGAATTTTGAACAACAGAGTGAGAAGTTGGATTGGATTTGAAGCAAAGAAAAGCGAATCGGGTGTGCAAGTGAGAGAGAAACCAGAAACCCTAGTAGTGCGAAGGAAACAAGGTATTTGGTCGATCTCCTCTCTTGAATCAAATTTATTAGGAATTGCATCATCATCTACACCGACAAAGAATATTTTTATCACTGCTAAAGCCATTGAGCCAATGAGGACGAACAAGATAGAATCGAATGGTGCATTATCACAGGTACCCCAAGGAGTTTTGATTAAAGGTGATCCATCCagttacatagattgcaagattgaagacttaGGTTCATTAGAAATATATTCCCAGTTGAAATCTTTGTGTGACAAGAATGGGAAGATTAAACCTAattacattagggtttatgagaaaggttttcatagtgcagtttattttcttgaggattttgaggaagaacatgttaGGATTATCCTCAGCCGCGTCCATGGAGGGAACATGTATTTAGATAGGTCACATactatcaccaaggaggctattcacaCTGTGACCGGATTCTGTCCAACTGGTGAAGTTCCCAAGTTGAGGAAAATTTTGCAGAATACTATCATTGAACTGACAAAGACCACTTGTGATGGTCGTGCTATGTCTGTCAGTAACATTGAAGATGGAGTAGTCAAATATGCTACAATGGTTATTGGTTACATAATATTTCATTCTAGCcaaatgaatagtgtgccatcaGTTGCCGTACATGCTGCctaccggatgataaaggaagatgcagATTATGATCAATGTGAGGCAATGTAGAGTCAACTAATGTTAAATCTagaatctatcaagaaggacaacaatcaaaagttcaagtttggacaacttttgatcggtttgtttttctattttcaaaattttattcatGGTATTGGAGATATTCAATGGTCAAATGATACACTGGTTTCAGCCCAGATTAAGAATAGTATAAAGGCTatcaagaacacatttccaattgctatgaataggtattttgatgaatttcagaagaagatgagtatgagaatgaggttaTTAGATGATGTGGTCAAACATTTTGAGAATGACATTTGTTTCACATTCACCATTGATTTCTGTCTAGTGGAGGCTGTAgaaccaagagaagaagaaatggagcaaatgagctatgaagtcaactatggCTTAATGATCGGTTATGCCGACAACCTCTTGGCATAACCTAAGGACAAAAAAAAGAAGAGAATGGGTACATATCAAGAAAGAATTGCACAGGCACAAGCTAGTAGTGTGAAAGAGAAacagaagaaagatgatcaagaagCTTCTGTGTCAACCGGTACCAGAATAACAAGAAGTGTTCAAATCAAGAAGGAACCCGAACCTAAAGTATATACAAAGAAGCCAACTACCACTAGGAAGAGAGGCAAACATATTATTCTACAAGATAAATCCGAGGAAACAGATtccgaggaagaaaagaagaagctgaAGGGAATTGGTAAGAAATCTAAACCAGTAGGGGAAATCCTTAAACCAAATATGCCTATTGATATTACATCTTTCAAGTTAatgagtcattttgagaggactttgaaaacattaaaaagaaaggaatt encodes:
- the LOC131044852 gene encoding protein DETOXIFICATION 27 isoform X1, encoding MDAASLQIPLVEHTNECSTSRCVYFVRTFGLESKKLWRITGPAIMNRVAMYGVPVITQAFVGQIGDLELAAISMIINVIWGFNFGLLLGLGSALQTLCGQAFGAQQYTMLGIYLQRSWIVVTSFAVIVLPVYIFASPILKLLGQADDIAELTGKVAIWCIPMHFSLVLWWTTTWYLQAQLKNMVIAYTASVALILHVLMSWVFTVKLGWGLAGAVASMNFAWCWPSVTLFFYIICGGCPLTWKGFSLDAFSQLWSYLKLSVSSGIMLSVEIWYMRLILLLTFKLQNLEVADDSLSICMTINGWEFMIPIAFLVGTSVRVSNELGAGNGKAAKFSAVVSATTSLVIGIVIFVLLIIFRNSFASLFTQSATIQQAVSKLALLLAFTILLNSVQPVLSGVAIGTGKQYIIAYVNVISYFVIGVPLGAILGYLFHLDVMGIWTGMLCGTAVQTAAIMFIVFRSDWKREAIIATSRVKTWSSSHRRREEQP
- the LOC131044852 gene encoding protein DETOXIFICATION 27 isoform X2, which translates into the protein MDAASLQIPLVEHTNECSTSRCVYFVRTFGLESKKLWRITGPAIMNRVAMYGVPVITQAFVGQIGDLELAAISMIINVIWGFNFGLLLGLGSALQTLCGQAFGAQQYTMLGIYLQRSWIVVTSFAVIVLPVYIFASPILKLLGQADDIAELTGKVAIWCIPMHFSLVLWWTTTWYLQAQLKNMVIAYTASVALILHVLMSWVFTVKLGWGLAGAVASMNFAWCWPSVTLFFYIICGGCPLTWKGFSLDAFSQLWSYLKLSVSSGIMLSMTINGWEFMIPIAFLVGTSVRVSNELGAGNGKAAKFSAVVSATTSLVIGIVIFVLLIIFRNSFASLFTQSATIQQAVSKLALLLAFTILLNSVQPVLSGVAIGTGKQYIIAYVNVISYFVIGVPLGAILGYLFHLDVMGIWTGMLCGTAVQTAAIMFIVFRSDWKREAIIATSRVKTWSSSHRRREEQP
- the LOC131044852 gene encoding protein DETOXIFICATION 27 isoform X3, coding for MDAASLQIPLVEHTNECSTSRCVYFVRTFGLESKKLWRITGPAIMNRVAMYGVPVITQAFVGQIGDLELAAISMIINVIWGFNFGLLLGLGSALQTLCGQAFGAQQYTMLGIYLQRSWIVVTSFAVIVLPVYIFASPILKLLGQADDIAELTGKVAIWCIPMHFSLVLWWTTTWYLQAQLKNMVIAYTASVALILHVLMSWVFTVKLGWGLAGAVASMNFAWCWPSVTLFFYIICGGCPLTWKGFSLDAFSQLWSYLKLSVSSGIMLSVRVSNELGAGNGKAAKFSAVVSATTSLVIGIVIFVLLIIFRNSFASLFTQSATIQQAVSKLALLLAFTILLNSVQPVLSGVAIGTGKQYIIAYVNVISYFVIGVPLGAILGYLFHLDVMGIWTGMLCGTAVQTAAIMFIVFRSDWKREAIIATSRVKTWSSSHRRREEQP